From Paenibacillus sp. V4I7, one genomic window encodes:
- a CDS encoding acetyl-CoA C-acyltransferase produces MKEAVIVSITRTAVGRAKKGSFAQTRAEDLGKAVLEEAVRRAPGLDKGDVEDIIIGCAMPEGEQGLNFARTMSLYAGFPVTVPAITVNRFCSSGLQAIAYAAERIMLGHAEVIVAGGVESMSHVPMTGFKLSPHPGLVESMPEVYMGMGHTAEEVAQRFGISREAQDGFATRSHQKAAAAIASGKFVDEIVPVSTSVKGVDERGKAFERKFVFAMDEGVRPDTSVEGLAKLKPAFSLGGSVTAGNASQTSDGAAAAVLMSRERAEALGLKPLATFKAFALSGVEPEIMGVGPVKAIPKALQMAGITQDQVNLFEINEAFASQCVHIIRELGLNEDLVNVNGGAIALGHPLGCTGAKLTTSLIHELQRRGGGYGVVSMCIGGGMGAAGVFEVHPV; encoded by the coding sequence GCGAAGAAAGGCAGTTTCGCTCAAACCAGAGCGGAGGATCTGGGGAAAGCCGTATTAGAAGAAGCGGTGCGGCGTGCTCCTGGGCTCGACAAAGGTGATGTCGAGGACATCATTATCGGGTGCGCGATGCCCGAAGGCGAGCAAGGGCTGAACTTCGCCCGCACGATGTCGCTGTATGCGGGCTTCCCGGTGACCGTGCCGGCGATCACGGTCAATCGCTTTTGCTCCTCCGGGCTGCAAGCCATCGCTTATGCGGCGGAGCGCATTATGCTCGGCCACGCGGAGGTGATTGTCGCCGGAGGCGTTGAGAGCATGAGCCACGTCCCGATGACGGGCTTCAAGCTCTCGCCGCATCCGGGGCTGGTTGAAAGCATGCCCGAGGTGTATATGGGCATGGGCCACACAGCCGAAGAAGTCGCGCAGCGCTTCGGCATCTCGCGCGAAGCGCAGGATGGCTTCGCAACGCGGAGCCATCAGAAGGCTGCTGCTGCAATCGCATCAGGCAAGTTCGTAGACGAGATCGTGCCGGTGAGCACGAGCGTGAAGGGCGTTGACGAACGCGGCAAAGCGTTCGAGCGGAAGTTCGTGTTTGCCATGGATGAGGGCGTTCGCCCCGATACATCCGTGGAAGGGCTTGCCAAGCTGAAGCCTGCGTTCAGCTTGGGTGGCTCTGTGACGGCGGGCAACGCGTCACAGACGTCGGACGGCGCAGCGGCGGCCGTGCTGATGAGCCGCGAGCGCGCAGAAGCGCTCGGGTTGAAGCCGCTGGCGACGTTCAAGGCCTTCGCGCTTTCCGGCGTGGAGCCGGAAATTATGGGCGTCGGGCCTGTGAAGGCGATTCCGAAGGCTTTGCAGATGGCAGGTATCACGCAAGACCAAGTGAATCTGTTTGAAATCAACGAAGCGTTCGCTTCGCAATGTGTTCATATTATTCGCGAGTTAGGCTTAAATGAAGATTTGGTGAATGTGAATGGTGGCGCCATCGCCCTCGGGCATCCACTCGGGTGCACGGGCGCGAAGCTGACAACGAGCTTAATTCATGAGCTGCAGCGTCGTGGCGGCGGTTATGGTGTAGTTTCCATGTGTATCGGCGGCGGGATGGGAGCTGCCGGAGTATTTGAAGTGCATCCCGTTTAA
- a CDS encoding acyl-CoA dehydrogenase family protein, with translation MAEKVVGGSFVISDTDFHDIVTPEDFTEEHRMIAETTRDFVSGEVMPNDEHLEKLDYDLTVKLMRSAGDLGLLGSDVPEIYGGLGLDKVSSTVISENLARASSFALSIGAHVGIGTLPIVFFGTTEQKKKYLPDLATGAKIAAYCLTEPTSGSDALGAKTTARLSEDGKYYLLNGSKLYITNAGFADIFIVYAKINGTDFTAFIVEKGDPGFTMGPEEKKMGIKGSSTRPLYFEDVRVPVENLLGEIGKGHLIAFNILNIGRYKLATGCLGASKETIELASKYANTRQQFNTPISRFPLIGKKLAEMNIQTYMLESMVYRTTGLFDTILKDIDHTSPDAGKHSSKGISEYALECSINKVFASEVLDFVADEGLQIHGGYGFIQEYKVERIYRDSRINRIFEGTNEINRLLIPGTLVKKAMKGELPLLQKAQALQAELLSIVPGQTFEGTLAEEVHLVSMAKKVFLMVGGLAVQKYGMALEKNQEVLSNLADIMIQIFAAESGLLRTQKMIEKAGEEKAKNVIQITTVFVHEAFDKIEAYAKEALSTMEEGDVLRTQLSILKKLSRRSSVNTVGLKRDIAARVIQGEKFIV, from the coding sequence ATGGCGGAGAAAGTCGTAGGCGGTAGTTTTGTTATTTCAGATACGGATTTTCATGATATTGTGACCCCGGAGGATTTTACCGAAGAGCATCGCATGATTGCGGAAACAACGCGTGATTTTGTGTCAGGGGAAGTCATGCCGAATGATGAGCATTTGGAAAAGCTCGATTATGATTTAACGGTAAAGCTGATGCGCAGCGCGGGTGATCTCGGATTACTTGGCTCTGATGTGCCCGAGATTTATGGTGGACTAGGGTTGGATAAAGTAAGCTCAACTGTGATTAGTGAAAATCTCGCCCGTGCTTCTTCCTTTGCCTTGTCCATTGGGGCGCATGTCGGGATTGGCACGCTGCCGATTGTATTTTTTGGCACCACGGAACAGAAGAAGAAGTATTTACCCGACCTTGCGACAGGCGCGAAAATCGCGGCCTATTGTTTAACGGAACCAACATCCGGCTCGGATGCTTTGGGGGCAAAAACGACAGCTCGTTTGTCTGAAGATGGAAAGTATTACCTTTTAAACGGATCCAAATTATATATCACAAATGCCGGATTTGCTGATATTTTCATCGTTTATGCCAAAATCAATGGAACTGATTTCACTGCCTTTATCGTGGAGAAAGGTGATCCTGGCTTTACGATGGGACCGGAAGAGAAGAAGATGGGGATCAAAGGCTCGTCGACGCGTCCGCTTTATTTTGAAGATGTCCGTGTGCCGGTCGAGAACTTATTGGGTGAAATTGGTAAGGGGCACCTGATTGCTTTTAACATTCTGAATATTGGCCGTTACAAATTGGCTACCGGTTGTCTAGGTGCTTCCAAGGAGACGATTGAATTAGCTTCGAAATATGCGAATACTCGTCAACAGTTTAATACACCTATCTCACGTTTTCCTTTGATTGGTAAAAAGCTGGCAGAAATGAATATTCAAACGTATATGTTGGAGAGCATGGTGTATAGAACGACTGGATTGTTCGATACCATTCTCAAAGATATTGATCATACGAGCCCTGATGCCGGTAAACATTCATCAAAAGGGATTTCTGAATATGCGCTGGAATGCTCCATTAATAAGGTGTTCGCGTCTGAAGTGTTGGATTTTGTTGCGGATGAGGGCTTGCAAATTCATGGCGGTTACGGTTTTATCCAAGAGTATAAAGTGGAGCGTATTTATCGGGATTCACGGATTAACCGAATTTTTGAAGGTACGAATGAAATCAATCGGCTGCTCATTCCAGGTACATTAGTGAAGAAAGCGATGAAAGGCGAACTGCCTTTGCTGCAAAAAGCACAAGCGCTGCAGGCGGAACTGCTTTCTATCGTTCCTGGCCAAACTTTCGAAGGCACGCTAGCCGAAGAGGTGCATCTGGTTTCGATGGCGAAGAAGGTATTCCTTATGGTCGGTGGACTTGCGGTGCAGAAGTATGGCATGGCACTTGAAAAAAATCAGGAAGTTTTAAGTAATTTAGCTGATATCATGATCCAAATTTTCGCTGCTGAAAGCGGTCTTCTTCGTACGCAAAAGATGATTGAAAAAGCGGGGGAAGAAAAGGCGAAAAATGTTATCCAAATCACGACAGTATTTGTTCATGAAGCATTTGACAAAATAGAGGCATATGCGAAGGAAGCACTCAGTACGATGGAAGAAGGAGATGTTCTTCGGACTCAATTGTCAATTTTGAAAAAGCTGTCCAGACGCAGCAGTGTCAATACGGTTGGTCTGAAGCGCGACATCGCCGCACGTGTTATTCAGGGTGAGAAATTCATCGTATAG
- a CDS encoding long-chain fatty acid--CoA ligase codes for MNEAKPWLRHYPSEVAPTYEYPKHNLARLLVDSAHKFPDRPALYFLGKTLRYREVLEASYRFANALKELGVSPGDRVSIMLPNCPSAIIAYFGTLMMGGIVVMTNPLYVERELVHQLSDSGATVIVTLDLLFDRVQKAKGKTPIRHVIVTSIKDYLPFPKNVLYPIKMKKDGANLAVTYGDGVYSYKKMLREASRAPICVDVKADEDIALLQYTGGTTGISKGVMLTHTNLIANTYQTSHWCYRIRLGEERFLGAIPCFHVFGLTVLLNQSMYRAGMLILIPKFDINMILDTIHTLKPTIFPGAPTMYIALINHKRVKEVDISSINVCVSGSAPLPLEVQERFEALTGGRLIEGYGLTEASPVTHANPIWGFRKIGSIGIPFPDTDTKVIDSDSGQELPIGEIGEIIIKGPQVMKGYWQREHETAMTIRDGWLYTGDMGRIDEDGFFSIVDRKKDLIIAGGYNIYPRDIEEVLFEHPAIMEAAVAGVPDEYRGETVKAFVVLRPGMTLTEKELELWCRERLAAYKVPRKVEFRQSLPKTMIGKVLRRQLLEEEKKA; via the coding sequence ATGAATGAGGCAAAGCCTTGGCTGCGCCATTATCCGTCTGAAGTGGCGCCGACTTACGAGTACCCGAAGCATAATCTTGCACGTTTGTTGGTAGATTCCGCGCATAAGTTTCCGGACCGACCTGCCTTGTATTTCTTGGGGAAAACGCTGCGTTATCGGGAGGTATTGGAAGCGTCCTATCGTTTTGCCAATGCATTAAAAGAACTAGGCGTTAGCCCGGGGGATCGGGTATCGATTATGCTGCCGAATTGCCCTTCGGCTATCATTGCCTACTTCGGAACCCTGATGATGGGCGGGATCGTCGTCATGACGAATCCGCTTTATGTGGAGCGAGAGCTGGTTCACCAGCTCTCGGATTCCGGAGCAACCGTTATTGTAACGTTGGATTTGTTGTTTGATCGTGTGCAAAAGGCGAAAGGGAAAACACCGATTCGACATGTTATTGTGACTTCGATTAAGGATTATTTACCCTTTCCCAAAAATGTGTTATATCCGATTAAAATGAAAAAAGATGGTGCAAACCTTGCTGTCACTTACGGAGATGGTGTTTATTCTTATAAAAAAATGCTCCGAGAAGCTTCTCGCGCCCCGATTTGTGTAGATGTGAAGGCTGACGAGGATATCGCTCTTCTTCAATACACGGGAGGGACAACGGGGATATCCAAAGGTGTCATGCTGACTCACACCAATTTGATTGCGAATACGTACCAAACAAGTCATTGGTGCTATCGTATTCGGTTAGGTGAAGAAAGATTCTTGGGGGCTATCCCTTGCTTCCATGTCTTTGGCTTGACCGTACTGTTGAATCAATCTATGTATCGGGCGGGGATGCTGATCCTCATTCCAAAGTTTGATATCAATATGATTTTAGACACGATTCATACGCTGAAGCCAACGATTTTCCCGGGTGCGCCAACTATGTACATTGCCTTAATCAATCATAAGCGCGTGAAGGAAGTGGATATTTCTTCTATTAATGTTTGTGTAAGCGGTTCAGCGCCTCTCCCGTTAGAGGTACAAGAGCGCTTCGAGGCATTGACAGGAGGTAGATTAATCGAAGGTTATGGGTTGACGGAAGCATCCCCTGTTACGCATGCGAATCCCATTTGGGGTTTTCGGAAAATAGGCTCCATTGGTATCCCTTTTCCAGATACAGATACGAAGGTTATTGATTCGGACTCAGGTCAGGAACTGCCGATTGGGGAAATTGGCGAAATTATCATTAAAGGGCCACAAGTGATGAAAGGGTATTGGCAGCGCGAGCACGAAACGGCCATGACGATCAGAGATGGTTGGCTTTATACGGGCGACATGGGGCGCATCGACGAGGATGGTTTCTTCTCGATTGTGGATCGCAAGAAGGATTTAATCATCGCCGGAGGCTACAACATTTATCCACGTGACATTGAGGAGGTTCTCTTCGAGCATCCGGCCATAATGGAGGCTGCTGTTGCAGGTGTACCGGATGAATATCGGGGAGAAACGGTGAAAGCATTTGTCGTGCTGAGACCGGGAATGACGCTAACGGAAAAGGAGTTAGAATTGTGGTGCCGTGAGCGTTTGGCTGCTTACAAAGTGCCTAGGAAAGTCGAATTTCGTCAGTCTCTGCCGAAGACGATGATTGGAAAGGTGCTGCGCAGGCAATTACTAGAGGAAGAGAAGAAGGCTTGA
- a CDS encoding PaaI family thioesterase: MDDSNEQMNKRLQQLAASAEPTFWGFLGCEFVSMKNNIITIALEAKTHHLNPIGIVHGGVLSSLLDNAMGIVVMMARPEDKVVTTNLNVHFVAPLYEGRLLVTAELVHQSRKMITTQGRVVDREGNLGTIGTGTFRVI, translated from the coding sequence ATGGATGATTCTAACGAACAAATGAATAAGAGACTGCAGCAATTAGCAGCATCAGCGGAGCCAACGTTTTGGGGCTTTCTAGGCTGTGAATTTGTGAGTATGAAGAACAACATCATCACGATTGCTTTGGAAGCAAAAACGCATCACTTGAACCCGATAGGGATCGTACATGGCGGTGTACTTTCTTCCTTGCTGGACAATGCGATGGGGATTGTTGTGATGATGGCGAGGCCGGAGGATAAGGTTGTAACGACGAATCTTAATGTTCATTTCGTAGCTCCGCTTTATGAGGGGCGCTTGTTGGTGACGGCCGAGCTTGTTCATCAATCCCGTAAGATGATAACTACGCAAGGTCGTGTTGTTGACCGTGAAGGTAATTTGGGGACGATTGGAACGGGAACGTTTCGAGTGATTTGA
- a CDS encoding PucR family transcriptional regulator, producing MHLTIREALSIYPLTEAKLVAGKQGDSRIVKSVNVMDAPDIADWTKSGEMLFTTAFVMKDSPQETVNLLRKLNDRGAAGLGIKLGRFWSELPQIVADEADRLHFPIIEMPFQFTFSDQMNALFNAEYRRNTQLLQSVLEKQKKLMQFGLKQDNMLSMFQLISDILGYPMAVVGARGQILYNTSAWSPDQLSQNWPWKRKSGWVYAGKERAYRVGLHQQDDEPLGHLLIIPDAVLLANVEEGLFQQAADILTFHMCYTFRSHVEASAQRDLQNNLLRYLEKGTSLEEFLEQAEVRGLSIFTGAYQCVIGKNKPEKLVEEQPQGKFKNLKQYMESHPKSSSLAGHHFVFKDMMFSIYSTNQTDGFPEEELSQLLTKYAGDSGCIEEAGEMAFYTSSMKLKPTALREAYMECLETQRMASKLGLPDRVLHYETIEFAHLFQNVSSNMMEDYCAKILRPLLEKDAEYSQEMIRTLEVFIRNDGQVSEAAKQLFIHRNTVTYRLEKISDLLQVDFKKVNDLLKLKAVFLFRQFLHVR from the coding sequence ATGCATCTTACCATTCGTGAGGCATTATCCATATATCCTTTAACGGAAGCGAAGTTAGTAGCAGGCAAGCAAGGTGATTCCCGCATTGTCAAATCAGTCAATGTGATGGACGCTCCTGATATTGCGGATTGGACGAAATCAGGTGAGATGCTCTTCACCACGGCTTTCGTGATGAAGGATAGTCCGCAAGAAACGGTTAATTTACTTCGCAAATTAAATGATCGCGGAGCTGCGGGGTTAGGGATCAAGCTGGGGCGTTTTTGGTCGGAGCTGCCGCAGATTGTTGCAGATGAAGCAGATCGGCTGCACTTTCCGATTATCGAGATGCCCTTCCAATTCACGTTCTCTGATCAAATGAATGCTCTGTTTAACGCAGAATACCGTCGCAATACACAGCTGCTGCAATCTGTTCTTGAGAAACAGAAGAAGCTGATGCAATTCGGATTGAAACAGGATAATATGCTTTCCATGTTCCAATTAATAAGCGATATTCTTGGTTATCCGATGGCGGTAGTAGGAGCTAGAGGACAAATTTTATATAACACAAGCGCATGGAGTCCCGATCAACTATCCCAGAATTGGCCGTGGAAACGGAAATCAGGCTGGGTGTATGCAGGTAAAGAACGCGCTTATCGTGTAGGACTGCATCAGCAAGACGATGAGCCTCTTGGACATTTGTTGATTATACCGGATGCGGTTCTACTCGCAAACGTAGAGGAAGGCTTATTCCAGCAAGCTGCAGATATCCTGACTTTCCATATGTGTTATACATTCCGATCGCATGTTGAAGCATCCGCACAGCGCGATTTACAAAACAATCTCTTGCGCTACTTGGAAAAAGGAACCTCACTAGAGGAGTTCCTTGAACAAGCGGAAGTTAGAGGATTATCGATCTTTACCGGAGCTTATCAATGTGTGATTGGCAAAAATAAGCCGGAAAAACTGGTGGAAGAGCAGCCCCAAGGAAAGTTCAAAAATCTAAAACAATATATGGAATCACATCCCAAATCAAGCAGTCTGGCAGGGCACCATTTTGTGTTCAAGGATATGATGTTCTCGATCTATTCAACGAATCAAACAGACGGGTTTCCAGAGGAAGAGCTGTCACAGCTTCTGACCAAGTATGCAGGTGATTCAGGATGTATCGAAGAAGCCGGTGAAATGGCTTTTTACACCAGCTCTATGAAATTAAAGCCAACAGCATTAAGGGAAGCCTATATGGAATGTTTGGAAACGCAGCGTATGGCGTCCAAGCTTGGACTGCCGGATCGTGTCCTTCATTATGAAACCATCGAATTCGCGCATCTCTTCCAGAACGTGTCTTCCAACATGATGGAAGATTACTGTGCCAAAATTCTACGTCCTTTACTCGAAAAAGATGCCGAGTACTCGCAAGAAATGATTCGTACTTTAGAGGTGTTCATTCGTAATGATGGTCAAGTAAGCGAGGCGGCAAAGCAATTATTTATTCATAGGAATACAGTCACGTACCGCTTGGAGAAGATTAGTGATCTCTTACAGGTTGATTTCAAAAAAGTGAACGATTTATTAAAATTGAAGGCTGTCTTCTTGTTTCGTCAATTTTTACACGTTAGATAG
- a CDS encoding metallophosphoesterase: protein MQSPPPISRRSFLKKGTVLAGSFIASGGLLGSYASFLEPQWVEITRITLPFERLPNAFHGIKLLHFSDIHIGHHFDLQDLERVVKLIQREKADILSFTGDLFDAKITEDPDLTSQLLGSLEAPLGKWAVLGNHDKWIGYNYTLPILHNGGFQSLVNAFQTITYKGQTIQIAGVEDMLTGKPDITKTLLGANAQTFTLLLSHCPDFADKVTEHVVDLQLSGHTHGGQIRLPGVGAVITPPRGRNYVMGLSEVPKSKMLVYTNRGIGTTTLPFRLLCRPEITVITLEKRKP, encoded by the coding sequence ATGCAATCACCACCCCCGATCTCAAGACGTTCTTTTCTCAAGAAAGGTACTGTGCTTGCAGGCTCTTTCATCGCTTCCGGAGGTTTACTAGGCAGTTATGCTAGTTTCTTAGAACCCCAATGGGTCGAGATTACCAGAATAACTCTCCCTTTTGAACGACTCCCCAATGCCTTCCATGGTATTAAACTCTTACATTTCAGCGATATACATATTGGGCATCACTTTGACCTTCAGGATTTAGAACGTGTTGTGAAGCTTATTCAGAGAGAAAAAGCAGATATACTTAGTTTTACCGGCGATTTATTTGACGCCAAAATTACGGAAGATCCAGATTTAACCAGTCAGCTGTTGGGCAGCTTAGAGGCACCTTTGGGAAAATGGGCGGTACTTGGTAACCATGATAAGTGGATTGGGTACAACTACACGCTCCCGATCCTGCATAACGGAGGCTTTCAATCTCTCGTTAACGCTTTTCAGACGATCACCTATAAAGGACAAACCATTCAGATTGCAGGCGTTGAGGATATGTTGACGGGTAAGCCGGATATTACGAAAACCTTGCTCGGGGCCAATGCCCAAACATTTACCTTGCTGCTATCTCACTGCCCTGATTTCGCGGATAAGGTAACTGAACATGTCGTCGATTTGCAATTATCCGGCCACACACATGGCGGCCAGATAAGGTTACCGGGAGTTGGAGCTGTCATCACGCCACCGCGAGGTAGAAATTATGTCATGGGACTTAGTGAAGTGCCTAAATCGAAGATGCTTGTTTACACCAATCGCGGTATTGGAACAACAACACTCCCTTTTCGTCTTTTGTGCAGGCCGGAGATTACCGTAATTACTTTGGAAAAACGAAAACCCTGA
- the ytxJ gene encoding bacillithiol system redox-active protein YtxJ → MSAWKELTTVEEWQEVLNRSSEKPAVVLKHSTTCPVSASALDEYEEYLSDKPNADVDYFLVKVIESRPVSNQIAEDLGIKHASPQILYFKDKESIWNTSHWSVTNKHITAVLD, encoded by the coding sequence ATGTCAGCATGGAAAGAGTTAACAACTGTAGAAGAGTGGCAGGAAGTTCTGAATCGCTCCTCCGAGAAACCCGCTGTTGTTCTTAAGCACAGTACAACATGTCCGGTAAGTGCAAGCGCGCTTGATGAATATGAGGAGTATTTATCCGACAAACCAAATGCGGATGTGGATTATTTCTTAGTGAAAGTTATCGAATCACGTCCGGTGTCGAATCAAATTGCGGAGGATCTTGGAATCAAACACGCATCCCCACAAATCCTTTATTTTAAAGATAAAGAATCCATCTGGAATACATCTCACTGGTCCGTAACAAACAAACATATCACAGCTGTTTTAGATTAA
- a CDS encoding DMT family transporter, with amino-acid sequence MNAMNKTKIPISIFLLIGIIAISFSAIFVRWSDAPAAVIAMYRLLMTNALMLPFLWNYRKEIARIRLRDWLKTVISGVALGLHFLFWMDSLRFTTVASSTAILTLEPIFVLLGAFLLYGQRTSRAALIAMCVAIVGAICIGWGDFQFSGKALKGDMLSLVGTITVALHMLLGKSLRERISAFVYSFFVFLFAGLVLAVCNMFTGVSFIAYPAKEWGIFLLLAIVPTVFGHYVFNWLLKYMKASSVSMTVLGEPLGATLLAYFLLGETITTIQLLAGCLLLIGVGMFLRSNEKQ; translated from the coding sequence ATGAATGCCATGAATAAAACCAAAATACCTATCTCTATATTTCTTTTGATCGGCATTATTGCCATCTCATTCTCAGCGATTTTTGTTCGGTGGTCAGATGCGCCTGCTGCTGTCATCGCGATGTACCGGCTACTCATGACGAATGCCTTGATGCTGCCTTTTCTGTGGAATTATAGGAAAGAGATTGCTAGAATTCGTCTGAGAGATTGGCTGAAAACAGTAATATCCGGTGTTGCGCTTGGTTTGCATTTCTTATTTTGGATGGATTCCCTTCGTTTTACAACAGTAGCGAGTTCGACGGCTATTTTAACATTAGAGCCAATCTTTGTACTGCTCGGAGCATTTCTTCTTTATGGACAACGGACCAGTAGAGCGGCCTTGATCGCTATGTGCGTAGCTATTGTGGGTGCTATTTGTATCGGATGGGGAGATTTCCAATTTTCCGGTAAAGCGCTTAAAGGGGATATGTTATCTCTGGTTGGTACGATTACTGTAGCCTTACATATGCTCTTAGGCAAAAGCTTGAGAGAACGTATATCGGCTTTTGTTTACAGTTTTTTCGTCTTTTTGTTCGCAGGTCTAGTGCTTGCCGTCTGCAACATGTTCACAGGTGTGTCGTTTATAGCTTACCCAGCTAAAGAGTGGGGGATATTCTTGCTTTTGGCGATTGTTCCTACGGTATTTGGTCATTATGTGTTTAATTGGCTGCTTAAATATATGAAGGCTTCTTCCGTGTCCATGACTGTCTTAGGGGAACCGCTCGGTGCCACTTTATTAGCTTACTTCTTGCTCGGAGAAACGATCACAACCATTCAACTGCTAGCCGGTTGTTTGCTGTTAATTGGCGTGGGTATGTTTTTACGCAGTAATGAAAAGCAGTAA
- a CDS encoding MFS transporter, which yields MRFRDFHRNVKLRIGLSFLSGTANNMVLPFMSIYFSGKLGDTSAGLVVILGILAGVIAGIIGGYYADRIGRKKLMLTAELGWMLCFIGMALANSPWLESPGMTFVLMIFVSMFWGIHGPANETMLLDVTAPDVRKFMYAIMYWVNNLSFAIAGLAGAFLFKSYLFELFIGLSVIGLVTLIVTYFFIDEMYQPQAAKESGGGRKGSPSMWANYRMVLRDKTFMIFTLASLLLVSVEFHLGNYVGVRLEREMVNIPFFPWNEQSWRIDGLKMLGFIRTENTVLVVVLSVLMGVMMRRFSDSKVLFIGYACYILGYSYLAYSNQPGLLLVSMFIATVGELMYVPIKQAYLGNIAPDHARSSYMALFGMVYKGAMLLGGFGVMLGGLISSWMMASLIALSGFVGMIMFYAILAQLEERKVRAEISHQASSASVSA from the coding sequence GTGAGATTTCGTGATTTTCATCGTAATGTCAAACTAAGAATCGGGCTTTCCTTCTTATCAGGAACCGCCAATAATATGGTGCTTCCCTTCATGTCGATTTATTTTTCTGGAAAATTAGGAGATACGAGTGCTGGTCTAGTCGTCATTCTTGGCATTCTTGCTGGTGTTATCGCGGGGATAATAGGCGGCTACTATGCAGATCGAATTGGGCGCAAAAAACTGATGCTCACTGCTGAATTAGGTTGGATGCTCTGTTTCATTGGAATGGCGCTGGCTAATTCGCCTTGGCTTGAATCTCCGGGGATGACCTTTGTTCTGATGATTTTTGTAAGTATGTTCTGGGGAATTCATGGTCCTGCTAATGAAACCATGCTGCTCGATGTAACAGCTCCGGATGTACGGAAATTCATGTATGCCATCATGTACTGGGTGAACAATTTATCTTTTGCCATTGCAGGACTTGCAGGCGCTTTCCTATTCAAATCTTACTTGTTCGAGCTGTTCATTGGCTTGTCCGTCATTGGCTTAGTTACTTTGATCGTGACTTATTTCTTTATTGATGAAATGTATCAACCACAAGCCGCTAAAGAGAGTGGAGGCGGTCGAAAAGGAAGTCCGTCGATGTGGGCCAATTATCGGATGGTGCTGCGAGATAAGACCTTCATGATCTTCACACTGGCTTCACTGCTGCTTGTATCTGTTGAGTTTCATCTTGGTAATTACGTGGGTGTAAGGCTGGAAAGGGAGATGGTGAATATCCCATTCTTCCCATGGAATGAACAATCTTGGCGTATTGACGGGTTGAAAATGTTAGGCTTCATCCGCACCGAAAATACGGTGCTTGTCGTTGTACTCTCCGTCCTCATGGGGGTTATGATGCGAAGGTTCTCGGATAGTAAAGTACTGTTCATCGGGTACGCTTGTTACATATTGGGGTATAGCTATCTGGCTTATAGCAATCAACCTGGGCTGCTGCTCGTCTCGATGTTCATTGCAACGGTTGGGGAGCTCATGTATGTACCGATTAAACAGGCCTATCTGGGTAACATTGCACCTGATCATGCAAGAAGCTCTTATATGGCATTATTCGGAATGGTGTATAAAGGAGCCATGCTTTTAGGTGGTTTCGGTGTCATGCTTGGCGGATTGATATCCTCGTGGATGATGGCATCTCTTATCGCGCTTAGCGGCTTCGTTGGCATGATCATGTTCTATGCGATTCTAGCCCAATTAGAAGAGCGTAAAGTGAGAGCGGAGATTAGCCACCAAGCTTCTTCTGCAAGCGTTTCAGCGTAA